A genomic window from Sphingobacteriales bacterium includes:
- a CDS encoding SGNH/GDSL hydrolase family protein, producing MQELLIWNIRNVIIVFVLVEFAMTFIPPFTFLNNFMENDKGIYFSECKRKIQCTFLQEFGFKKARFVFDEGNLPNSQRVVNRREFTYKCNYNQLGLRGKLPPLHKSEKEIRVVLLEDSFIEGDGTPDDSTVSILLEQKLNTDKDSCKFTVINGGISGSNPIYEQKFLYRRLLQFNPDIVISAVYSNDLWDIQVMMHQGRIPMEEYPFAVSHIFRLFYFGIMKHNDFSCLHPPKTTRRRREVLLDYLQNDLMLSKKQLNNQGIEMLTMYIPAKDEVIHKNEFLTQKQHISGFMKYDINLLELFDVNGIRQKNEFTGRYYWKKDAHFRPEGYNLVAAILSAQIKEIDWKKKVKTVSGFDTKNN from the coding sequence TTGCAAGAATTACTAATCTGGAATATCCGTAATGTGATTATTGTATTTGTTTTGGTAGAGTTTGCTATGACATTTATTCCTCCGTTTACATTCTTGAATAATTTTATGGAAAACGATAAAGGAATCTATTTCTCGGAGTGTAAACGAAAAATACAGTGTACTTTTCTTCAGGAGTTTGGTTTTAAGAAGGCAAGGTTTGTCTTTGATGAAGGTAATCTGCCGAATTCACAAAGGGTAGTAAACAGGAGGGAGTTTACCTATAAATGCAACTATAATCAATTAGGATTAAGGGGTAAATTGCCCCCCCTGCATAAATCGGAAAAAGAGATAAGGGTGGTTTTATTGGAAGATTCATTTATTGAAGGGGATGGTACACCAGACGATTCCACAGTAAGCATTTTATTGGAACAGAAATTAAACACAGATAAGGACAGTTGCAAGTTTACAGTTATAAATGGCGGAATCTCCGGTTCAAACCCGATTTATGAACAGAAATTCTTATACAGGAGGCTTCTGCAGTTTAATCCTGATATTGTTATCAGTGCAGTTTACAGCAATGATTTATGGGATATCCAGGTAATGATGCATCAGGGTAGAATTCCAATGGAAGAGTATCCGTTTGCGGTTAGTCATATATTCAGATTGTTTTATTTTGGTATCATGAAACACAACGATTTTTCCTGTCTCCATCCACCGAAAACTACTAGAAGGCGCAGGGAGGTATTGTTGGATTATTTGCAAAATGATTTAATGCTATCGAAAAAGCAATTAAACAATCAGGGGATTGAAATGCTGACCATGTATATTCCTGCGAAGGATGAAGTGATACATAAAAACGAATTTTTGACACAGAAACAGCATATTTCGGGTTTTATGAAGTATGATATAAATTTATTGGAACTGTTTGACGTTAATGGTATCCGGCAGAAAAATGAATTTACCGGCAGGTATTACTGGAAGAAAGATGCACATTTCCGTCCGGAAGGCTATAATCTGGTGGCTGCAATATTGTCAGCTCAAATAAAAGAAATTGATTGGAAAAAAAAGGTTAAAACCGTATCAGGATTTGATACTAAAAATAATTGA
- a CDS encoding carbamoyltransferase gives MRILGISAYYHDAAICLVENGIIVYAAQEERFTRIKNDEQFPSCAIKNCLGFCKISMDDIDAVVFYEKPFLKFERILETYLQHAPRGLYSFILAMNSWTGKKLFIKSEIRKALKKIAPEADIMKIPLLFSEHHLSHAASAFFASPFEQSAILTIDGVGEFATTSLAKGNKNDIQILKEIHFPHSLGLLYSSITYFLGFKVNSDEYKVMGLAAYGNPDSDEVRHFVDIIENELITIQDDGSYQLNMDFFSYPYALRMVDDKKWAKLFGIRKKQAEDALTQSHCNLAFAFQKVTEKAVLALCREVKRVTQAENLCLAGGVALNGVINGIIQRSNLFSQLFIQPASGDAGGALGATLAAYHIHFKKDRYVVFPDAMHNSLLGNAATPAELEKVKRIHPNHFVCNDEDELCRRTAALVAEGKVIGWFQGRMEFGPRALGNRSIIGDARNTEMQKHLNLKIKNRESFRPFAPAVLEEDIAQYFHFSGSSPYMLQVHAVKQERRTTIPEDYNNYSLNEKLYFIKSDIPAVTHVDFSVRIQTVNKEQHALFWKLIQAFKQQTGYGILINTSFNIKDEPIVCTPEDAYRCFVKTGMDVLIIEDVIFYK, from the coding sequence TTGAGAATACTTGGAATTTCAGCATATTATCATGACGCGGCTATTTGTCTTGTAGAGAATGGGATTATCGTTTATGCCGCACAGGAGGAACGTTTTACCCGTATTAAAAATGATGAGCAGTTCCCGTCCTGCGCAATAAAGAATTGTCTTGGATTCTGTAAAATATCAATGGATGATATCGATGCCGTTGTTTTCTATGAAAAGCCATTTCTGAAATTCGAACGGATTCTCGAAACCTACCTTCAGCATGCCCCGAGAGGATTATATTCATTCATTCTTGCGATGAATTCCTGGACGGGCAAGAAATTGTTTATTAAATCAGAAATCCGTAAAGCGCTAAAGAAAATTGCTCCAGAAGCGGATATAATGAAAATACCCTTACTTTTTTCCGAGCACCATTTATCGCATGCCGCATCAGCATTTTTTGCATCTCCGTTTGAACAGTCTGCCATACTTACTATAGATGGGGTAGGAGAGTTCGCAACCACTTCTTTAGCGAAGGGAAATAAGAATGATATACAGATATTAAAGGAAATCCATTTTCCGCATTCCTTAGGGTTGCTGTATTCATCCATCACCTATTTCTTGGGATTCAAGGTCAACAGTGATGAGTATAAGGTGATGGGATTGGCTGCGTACGGTAACCCGGATTCAGATGAAGTCAGACATTTTGTAGATATTATTGAAAACGAGCTCATCACCATTCAGGATGATGGCAGCTATCAATTGAACATGGACTTTTTTTCCTATCCCTACGCCCTTCGGATGGTGGATGATAAAAAATGGGCTAAATTGTTTGGGATTCGGAAAAAACAGGCTGAAGATGCCCTGACACAAAGCCATTGTAATCTGGCATTTGCTTTCCAGAAAGTAACAGAGAAGGCTGTCCTTGCACTATGCAGAGAGGTGAAAAGAGTTACGCAGGCTGAGAATTTATGTTTAGCGGGCGGTGTGGCGCTGAATGGCGTTATCAATGGGATCATACAGCGAAGCAATTTATTCAGTCAACTGTTTATACAGCCAGCCTCCGGTGATGCAGGCGGAGCATTGGGTGCGACGCTGGCCGCCTATCATATTCATTTTAAGAAAGACAGATATGTCGTGTTCCCGGATGCCATGCATAACAGTCTGTTAGGAAATGCAGCTACTCCGGCAGAACTGGAAAAAGTAAAAAGAATACATCCGAATCATTTTGTTTGCAATGATGAGGATGAGTTGTGCCGGAGAACTGCAGCATTGGTGGCGGAAGGAAAAGTGATAGGCTGGTTTCAGGGGCGTATGGAGTTTGGTCCAAGAGCACTTGGAAACCGCAGTATTATCGGAGATGCCAGGAATACCGAAATGCAGAAGCATCTGAATCTGAAGATAAAAAACAGGGAATCCTTCCGGCCTTTTGCACCGGCTGTTTTAGAAGAAGACATTGCACAGTATTTCCATTTTTCAGGGAGTTCACCCTATATGCTTCAGGTGCATGCTGTAAAACAGGAACGACGAACGACAATTCCTGAAGATTATAATAATTATTCTCTGAATGAGAAGTTATATTTTATCAAGTCAGACATACCGGCAGTGACACATGTCGATTTTAGCGTTCGAATTCAAACGGTTAACAAAGAGCAGCATGCGTTGTTCTGGAAACTGATACAGGCGTTTAAACAACAGACCGGTTATGGAATACTGATTAATACGAGTTTTAATATTAAAGATGAACCTATTGTCTGTACTCCGGAAGATGCCTATCGATGTTTTGTGAAGACGGGTATGGATGTACTGATTATAGAAGATGTGATTTTTTATAAATGA
- a CDS encoding SGNH/GDSL hydrolase family protein, protein MYSFPNSTFPVYYFALRAFLIVLSFYLLLQLFDKYIKHISSKGKQAIASAILIFLFFFYTAELLLTFYPETNGLNDTYCSKNWMYYYWKQNKQKFRDVDFEKLADIDKPAIVFTGDSYTEGHGIKHPEDRVSDRLRKAFPQYTIYNAGKCGWDIRQEKSLIKQLPVKPKIIFLQICSNDWDYLVNNSSYIQAKQTALFADMDFSVSNYSILFNYLKSKSGLLMQNYFGYRLSEEQKKQMTDRFRLYDSAEKLPANPFKAFEYCLSKTTLSDDSIQDVVFSLFKGYDPSLELMLNPVSFESYLFQLEDIQRICTSRKIKLVVIPYPSLNDFSMNVTSKYINRYLCNLIEQRGITCLNIYPVLKKANLKRYTVNSSDNHINKEASRVVADELTSYLRLYQQELQ, encoded by the coding sequence ATGTACAGCTTTCCCAATTCCACCTTTCCGGTTTACTATTTTGCATTGCGTGCCTTTCTGATTGTTTTATCCTTCTATTTGCTCCTGCAGCTATTTGACAAATACATAAAACATATTTCAAGCAAGGGTAAGCAGGCGATCGCTTCTGCTATATTGATATTCCTCTTCTTCTTCTATACCGCTGAATTATTGCTGACCTTCTACCCGGAAACAAACGGACTCAATGACACCTATTGCTCCAAAAACTGGATGTATTATTATTGGAAACAAAATAAACAGAAGTTCAGGGATGTTGACTTTGAGAAACTGGCTGACATTGACAAACCTGCCATTGTGTTTACGGGAGATTCCTATACGGAAGGTCATGGAATAAAGCACCCGGAAGACAGGGTTTCAGACCGGCTTAGAAAAGCCTTTCCCCAATACACAATTTATAATGCCGGAAAATGCGGCTGGGATATACGACAGGAAAAGAGCCTTATAAAACAGCTTCCCGTCAAACCGAAAATCATCTTTTTGCAAATCTGTTCAAACGACTGGGATTACCTCGTCAACAACTCCAGTTATATTCAAGCCAAACAAACAGCACTTTTCGCTGATATGGATTTTTCCGTTTCAAATTATTCAATCTTGTTCAACTATCTGAAATCCAAGAGTGGTTTGCTGATGCAAAATTACTTTGGCTATCGACTTTCCGAGGAACAAAAAAAACAGATGACAGATAGGTTTAGGCTGTATGATTCTGCTGAAAAACTGCCCGCCAATCCATTTAAAGCCTTTGAATATTGCTTATCAAAAACAACATTAAGTGATGACTCCATTCAAGATGTCGTTTTCTCCCTATTTAAAGGCTATGACCCGTCACTCGAGCTGATGTTGAATCCGGTTTCATTCGAAAGCTATCTGTTTCAACTGGAAGATATACAGAGAATATGTACTTCCAGAAAAATAAAACTGGTGGTCATTCCCTATCCGTCATTAAACGATTTCTCCATGAATGTTACGAGCAAGTATATAAACCGCTATCTATGCAATCTGATTGAGCAAAGGGGTATCACATGCCTGAATATATATCCTGTATTAAAGAAGGCAAACCTTAAACGCTATACCGTCAACAGCAGTGATAACCATATAAACAAGGAAGCATCAAGGGTTGTAGCAGATGAATTAACATCTTATCTGAGATTGTATCAGCAGGAATTACAGTAA
- the smc gene encoding chromosome segregation protein SMC, with protein MRLRSIDMKGFKSFADKTQINFENNITGIVGPNGCGKSNVVDAIRWVLGEQKTKALRLEKMDNMIFNGSKDKAAANVAEVSLTLDNTKNLLPTEFSSVTITRTVERDGDSDYKLNGVSCRLKDIRDLFMDTGISTDSYAIIELKMIDQILNNVDNARRTLIEQAAGISKYKTRKKETLAKLQATEADLNRVEDLLFEIDKNLKSLESQARKARQYKNYKEEYKVISIDLSKYELHGINESFVLSNKEIEEQEDKRLEISTQMESAEAQLEKEKLAVLEKEKSLSEQQKQLNAFLSQLQEKESQKKIDQQKSSFLKDKIVQLTNQIKQASAVIENLGTEIESLKTYNQEDEQKLEVIRVEFDEAKSMLDEQRNANLDFRNNLDAARTKHVQSTNRITETEKLIAVKESQQEALQLSAQRSMFENEERIKTLEGLKSDIVHTEEKISKQKLLVEDLRKKEEENNGKIKTLEEKTEQLRHELTNKNRTLDAKNNEYKLTKNMIDNLEGFPESIKFLKKNVNWLKDTPLLSDIIYSEEKYRVAIESVLQPYLNNFVVDTENEALNAIDILSQSSVGKASFLILNFFRNIQYPSSVQTIPNAKRALDVVQIDEKYQPLLTYLLQGIYIAEEHTDVSQIFDQLETKKDIFIISNSGHLLKSDKQISGGAVGLFEGKRLGRIKNLEILEKEIRELEMEVMDLKKITQDNFNELQHLKVNSFRNVIEREVHEWQQVEKELVAKKSKIESEENSIGKITSQAQALQEQIASIMQEMEPLKTVLADHIQASMLDKEALDNLENDFRRANELYNQFSQTFNQANIKFIQQENKLKSNQQTLTYKQHQLEENQHRLKTATEDIGNAQLEIDILEESIAKIETELIESYKEKELQMQTLSDQETDYYKFKEGITAIEDAIRDKNRVKQQIEQTIMNKKELLGDLKLRLNVLKERLSIEFHMDAEEFTASLELPETPKEDLQDRLEKVKRRIENFGEVNPMAEEAYNEMKERFDFITTQKQDLIDSKTNLMETMLEIENTAKGQFLETFQAVRENFISVFRSMFTDDDNCDLVLVNPDDPLESDIDIIAKPKGKRPQSINQLSGGEKTLTALSLLFGLYLYKPAPFCILDEVDAPLDDTNIKKFNDAIRKFSANSQFIIVTHNKSTMASVDSIYGVTMVKQGISRVVPVDFSSLN; from the coding sequence ATGAGATTGCGAAGTATAGACATGAAAGGATTTAAGAGTTTTGCCGATAAAACTCAAATCAACTTTGAAAATAATATTACAGGTATTGTTGGCCCGAATGGTTGCGGAAAATCAAATGTGGTGGATGCCATTCGGTGGGTATTAGGTGAGCAGAAAACCAAGGCGTTACGTCTGGAGAAGATGGATAATATGATATTCAACGGCTCCAAGGACAAAGCGGCAGCCAACGTAGCGGAAGTGTCTTTGACACTCGATAATACCAAAAACCTGCTCCCGACCGAATTTTCCAGCGTAACCATAACCCGAACGGTAGAGCGTGACGGAGACAGTGACTATAAGCTGAACGGCGTTTCCTGCCGGCTGAAAGACATCCGCGATCTGTTTATGGATACCGGTATCAGTACGGATTCCTATGCCATCATCGAATTAAAGATGATAGACCAGATTCTGAACAACGTGGACAACGCGAGACGTACTCTGATTGAACAGGCAGCGGGTATCTCCAAATATAAAACCCGTAAAAAAGAAACGCTGGCTAAGCTGCAGGCTACGGAAGCCGACCTCAACCGTGTGGAAGACTTGTTGTTTGAAATCGACAAAAACCTGAAATCGCTGGAGTCGCAGGCCAGAAAAGCACGCCAGTACAAGAATTACAAAGAAGAGTACAAGGTCATCAGCATTGATTTATCCAAATATGAACTGCATGGCATCAATGAGAGTTTTGTACTTTCCAATAAGGAGATAGAAGAACAGGAAGATAAGCGACTCGAGATTTCCACCCAGATGGAGTCTGCGGAAGCACAGCTGGAAAAAGAAAAACTGGCGGTTCTGGAAAAAGAAAAATCATTGTCCGAACAGCAAAAACAGCTGAATGCTTTTTTGTCGCAGTTGCAGGAAAAGGAAAGCCAGAAAAAAATTGACCAGCAAAAGTCTTCCTTCCTGAAAGATAAGATTGTACAGCTTACGAACCAAATCAAACAGGCTTCGGCGGTTATTGAAAATCTGGGTACGGAAATTGAAAGCTTAAAGACATATAATCAGGAAGATGAACAAAAGCTGGAAGTCATAAGGGTGGAATTTGATGAGGCAAAATCCATGCTGGATGAGCAGCGCAACGCAAACCTGGATTTCAGGAACAACCTGGATGCAGCCAGAACCAAACATGTTCAAAGTACCAACAGGATTACGGAGACCGAAAAACTGATTGCCGTTAAGGAATCCCAGCAGGAGGCGTTGCAGCTGAGCGCGCAACGATCCATGTTTGAAAATGAAGAGCGCATCAAGACGCTTGAAGGCCTGAAGAGTGATATTGTTCATACGGAAGAAAAGATTTCCAAACAGAAACTGCTGGTAGAGGATTTGAGGAAGAAGGAAGAGGAGAATAATGGAAAGATTAAGACGCTGGAGGAAAAGACAGAACAGCTTCGCCATGAACTGACCAATAAAAACAGGACACTCGACGCAAAAAACAACGAATACAAGCTGACCAAAAATATGATTGACAACCTGGAAGGATTTCCGGAGTCCATCAAGTTCTTGAAAAAGAATGTCAACTGGCTGAAAGATACGCCGTTGCTTTCTGATATCATCTATTCGGAAGAAAAATACCGCGTCGCTATCGAAAGCGTATTGCAGCCCTATCTCAATAATTTTGTGGTGGATACGGAGAATGAAGCGCTGAATGCGATTGATATCTTATCTCAAAGTTCTGTAGGTAAAGCGAGTTTTTTAATCCTGAATTTTTTCAGGAATATTCAATACCCCTCATCCGTACAGACTATCCCGAATGCGAAACGGGCGCTGGACGTGGTGCAGATTGATGAAAAATATCAGCCCTTATTAACCTATTTGCTTCAAGGTATCTACATTGCTGAAGAACATACGGACGTTTCTCAGATCTTTGACCAGCTGGAAACGAAAAAAGATATTTTTATCATCTCCAATTCAGGCCATCTGTTGAAGTCCGATAAACAGATATCCGGAGGTGCGGTAGGATTGTTTGAAGGCAAGCGGTTGGGACGTATCAAGAACCTGGAGATACTGGAAAAAGAAATCAGGGAACTGGAAATGGAAGTGATGGATTTGAAGAAAATCACACAGGATAACTTCAATGAATTGCAGCACCTTAAAGTCAACTCATTCCGCAATGTGATTGAACGCGAAGTGCATGAATGGCAGCAGGTAGAAAAGGAACTGGTGGCGAAAAAATCAAAAATCGAGAGTGAAGAAAATTCCATCGGCAAGATTACATCTCAGGCACAGGCACTTCAGGAGCAGATAGCCTCTATAATGCAGGAGATGGAGCCGCTCAAAACGGTTTTAGCTGATCACATTCAGGCTTCCATGCTGGATAAGGAAGCATTGGATAATCTGGAAAATGATTTCAGAAGAGCAAACGAATTATACAATCAATTTTCACAAACGTTTAACCAGGCCAATATCAAGTTCATTCAGCAGGAGAATAAGCTGAAGTCGAATCAGCAGACCTTGACCTACAAACAACATCAGCTGGAAGAAAATCAGCACCGCTTAAAAACTGCGACGGAAGACATCGGGAATGCACAGCTGGAGATTGATATTCTGGAAGAGAGCATTGCAAAAATTGAAACGGAACTGATCGAGTCCTATAAAGAGAAGGAACTGCAAATGCAAACCCTGTCCGACCAGGAAACGGATTATTATAAGTTTAAAGAAGGTATCACTGCCATAGAAGATGCCATCCGGGATAAGAACCGGGTAAAACAGCAAATCGAGCAGACGATCATGAACAAGAAAGAATTGCTTGGTGATTTGAAACTCAGATTAAATGTGCTGAAAGAAAGGTTATCTATAGAGTTTCATATGGATGCCGAAGAATTCACCGCTTCATTAGAATTGCCGGAAACGCCTAAAGAGGACTTGCAGGACAGACTCGAGAAGGTAAAACGCAGAATTGAAAACTTCGGTGAAGTGAATCCGATGGCGGAAGAGGCCTATAACGAGATGAAGGAACGTTTTGACTTCATTACCACCCAAAAGCAGGACTTGATAGATTCGAAAACGAATCTGATGGAAACCATGCTGGAAATTGAAAATACCGCCAAAGGACAGTTTCTGGAAACCTTCCAGGCGGTTCGCGAGAATTTCATCAGCGTGTTCAGAAGCATGTTTACAGACGATGATAATTGCGATTTGGTGCTGGTGAATCCGGACGATCCGCTGGAATCCGATATTGACATTATCGCCAAGCCGAAGGGAAAACGCCCGCAAAGCATCAACCAGCTTTCCGGAGGGGAAAAGACGCTGACGGCATTATCGCTGTTGTTTGGATTGTATTTATATAAACCGGCCCCATTCTGTATTTTGGATGAGGTAGACGCACCATTGGACGATACCAACATCAAGAAATTCAACGATGCCATTCGAAAATTCTCCGCAAATTCCCAGTTTATCATTGTTACGCACAATAAATCAACGATGGCGAGTGTAGATTCCATCTATGGAGTTACCATGGTGAAACAGGGTATATCCAGAGTGGTGCCAGTGGACTTCAGCAGTCTGAATTAA
- a CDS encoding acyl-CoA thioesterase — MQTHKVSETLNIQTELIMPAHTNPIGNLMGGHLLSWMDVCAGISAIKHIGGISVTASLDNVSFNLPIKMGDIVVLKSFVTRSFNTSMEVICEVFIKNIKTQEEVKSHEAFFTFVGLDFQGKPIKAAPVIPETEREIELYEDAMHRRELRLINAGKLNPKDAHQLRKELFSDDDGVTVI; from the coding sequence ATGCAGACTCATAAAGTTTCCGAGACACTCAATATCCAAACCGAACTGATTATGCCCGCTCATACCAATCCCATTGGGAATCTGATGGGCGGCCACCTCTTAAGCTGGATGGATGTCTGCGCCGGAATTTCCGCCATCAAGCATATCGGCGGCATATCGGTGACAGCCAGTCTGGACAATGTATCCTTTAACTTACCCATTAAAATGGGGGACATAGTGGTACTGAAGTCATTCGTCACCCGCTCCTTCAACACTTCCATGGAGGTAATCTGTGAAGTGTTTATCAAAAACATTAAAACCCAGGAAGAAGTCAAGTCGCATGAAGCCTTTTTTACATTTGTCGGGCTTGATTTTCAGGGCAAACCGATTAAGGCAGCCCCTGTCATACCCGAAACCGAGCGGGAAATAGAACTGTATGAAGATGCCATGCACCGCCGGGAGCTTCGTTTGATCAATGCCGGAAAATTAAACCCGAAAGATGCACATCAGCTCAGAAAAGAGTTGTTCAGCGACGACGATGGTGTGACGGTTATTTAA
- a CDS encoding circularly permuted type 2 ATP-grasp protein, producing MIFDKYHTRNGFWDEMALSEGTIRPHYESIFRQLNTIHLDVLNKKEEIAKKLFMNQGITFTVYSDNEGIERIFPFDIIPRIITANDWDFLEKGIAQRLKALNFFLKDIYHYQNIIKDGVIPANLIVSCPHYNREVFGIQVPYDIYVHIAGIDLVRDSDGTYYVLEDNLRTPSGVSYMLENRDVTKRIFPELMNEYNVRKVSDYPILLHNILVSLAPKQIQNPTIVLLTPGIFNSAYYEHTFLARYMGIELVEGRDLLVDNHKVYMKTTHGLKQVDVIYRRVDDEFLDPLVFRPDSLLGVPGLVSAYRKGNVAIVNAMGNGVADDKAVYAYVPEMIKYYLNEEPLLKNVPTYRMEIPEEREFTFQNIQKMVVKKTNESGGYGMLMGESASEEEIEKFKAAILKEPRSYIAQPTVKISTVPCYIDGKLVPRHIDLRPYALCGPEGVKLVAGGLTRVALKENSLVVNSSQGGGSKDTWVID from the coding sequence ATGATTTTTGACAAATACCACACAAGGAACGGATTTTGGGATGAAATGGCGCTGTCAGAAGGCACGATTCGACCGCATTACGAAAGTATCTTCCGCCAACTGAACACTATCCATTTAGATGTACTGAATAAAAAGGAAGAGATTGCCAAAAAGCTGTTCATGAATCAGGGAATAACATTCACCGTCTATTCCGACAATGAAGGTATTGAGCGCATTTTTCCGTTTGACATCATTCCCCGTATCATCACCGCCAACGACTGGGATTTTTTAGAAAAAGGTATTGCGCAACGCCTGAAAGCGCTTAATTTTTTCCTGAAAGACATCTACCACTATCAGAATATTATCAAAGACGGCGTTATTCCTGCCAATTTAATCGTTTCCTGCCCACACTACAACCGCGAAGTCTTTGGCATTCAGGTACCCTATGATATTTATGTCCATATTGCAGGCATTGATCTGGTGCGCGACTCCGACGGAACCTATTATGTGCTGGAAGATAATCTCCGCACGCCATCGGGTGTTTCTTATATGCTCGAAAACAGAGATGTGACCAAACGCATCTTTCCCGAACTGATGAATGAATACAATGTCCGGAAAGTATCGGATTATCCTATCCTATTGCACAATATATTGGTATCCTTAGCACCGAAACAAATCCAGAATCCAACGATTGTTTTGCTGACACCGGGTATTTTCAATTCCGCCTATTACGAACACACCTTCCTGGCAAGATACATGGGCATTGAGCTGGTGGAAGGAAGGGATTTGCTGGTCGACAACCACAAAGTATACATGAAAACCACACACGGCCTAAAACAGGTGGACGTTATTTATCGCCGGGTGGATGATGAATTTTTAGATCCTTTAGTATTCCGTCCGGACAGTTTACTGGGCGTGCCCGGACTGGTATCTGCCTACCGCAAGGGCAATGTCGCAATCGTGAATGCAATGGGCAACGGTGTAGCCGATGATAAGGCGGTTTATGCCTATGTCCCGGAAATGATAAAGTATTACCTGAACGAAGAACCCTTGCTTAAAAATGTGCCGACCTATCGGATGGAAATACCCGAAGAAAGGGAATTCACTTTTCAGAATATCCAAAAGATGGTGGTTAAAAAAACCAACGAAAGCGGTGGTTACGGCATGCTGATGGGAGAAAGCGCTTCAGAGGAAGAGATAGAAAAATTTAAAGCCGCCATATTGAAAGAACCACGCTCCTATATTGCACAACCGACCGTAAAAATATCAACGGTACCCTGTTATATTGATGGCAAACTGGTTCCGCGGCACATCGACCTTCGGCCGTATGCACTGTGCGGACCGGAGGGTGTAAAGCTGGTAGCCGGCGGATTGACAAGAGTGGCGTTGAAAGAGAATTCCCTGGTAGTTAATTCCTCTCAGGGAGGTGGCAGTAAAGATACATGGGTGATTGATTGA
- a CDS encoding alpha-E domain-containing protein — translation MLSRIAESLFWMNRYVERAEGMLRMLKINFVTSLDRNESYQYNWSPVLQIFTELNATEIEKIKDDTNAALLYMITEKNNPNSIRSIITKARENARGVQDHITKEVWESINEYYQKVSSKRIEELLESGEQLYTISSLIDQSLYFYGVSEVTMPRGEGWNFMNIGKFIERAIQTADILDIKFLDIEYDLNNPMDIPYWKNLLLSVSGYEYYMKTYHTGLQTQNVLDMIIMNTNFPRSILYSVKKISHIMEKIGHERTDADLQLEKNIGRLRSRIEYSDLESISEIGLHQYLDEIIDDVFSFSNKLSKVYFAYH, via the coding sequence ATGCTGAGTAGAATTGCTGAATCACTATTTTGGATGAACCGTTATGTGGAGCGTGCGGAAGGTATGCTGCGCATGCTGAAGATTAATTTCGTCACATCGTTAGACAGAAACGAATCCTATCAATACAACTGGAGCCCGGTTTTACAAATCTTTACCGAATTGAATGCAACAGAAATTGAAAAGATAAAAGACGACACGAATGCCGCTCTTTTATACATGATAACTGAAAAGAACAACCCGAATTCCATCCGGTCTATCATTACAAAAGCCCGAGAAAATGCTAGAGGCGTGCAGGACCATATCACAAAAGAAGTTTGGGAAAGCATTAATGAATATTACCAAAAAGTCAGCAGCAAAAGGATAGAAGAACTCCTGGAATCCGGTGAACAGCTGTATACCATATCCTCCCTTATTGATCAGAGCCTATATTTTTATGGCGTATCTGAAGTGACGATGCCCAGAGGCGAAGGCTGGAATTTTATGAATATCGGTAAATTTATCGAACGAGCCATCCAGACAGCCGATATCCTGGACATCAAATTCCTAGATATAGAATATGACCTGAACAACCCGATGGATATTCCATACTGGAAAAATTTACTGCTTTCCGTTTCGGGTTATGAGTACTACATGAAAACCTATCATACCGGACTGCAGACACAGAATGTTCTTGACATGATTATCATGAACACCAATTTTCCGCGCTCCATCTTATATTCCGTAAAAAAAATCAGTCATATCATGGAAAAGATAGGGCATGAACGCACCGATGCCGATCTGCAACTGGAAAAAAATATCGGGAGGCTGAGAAGCAGGATAGAGTACTCCGACCTGGAATCCATTTCGGAAATCGGGCTTCATCAGTATCTCGATGAAATTATTGATGACGTATTTTCATTCAGCAATAAACTAAGTAAAGTATATTTTGCGTATCATTAA